The following proteins are encoded in a genomic region of Lachnospiraceae bacterium KM106-2:
- a CDS encoding GTP-binding protein TypA/BipA — MKIKRNDIRNIAIIAHVDHGKTTLVDQLLRQSGVFRANQEVQERVMDSNDIEKERGITILSKNTAVNYDGIKINIIDTPGHADFGGEVERILKMVNGVVLVVDAYEGAMPQTKFVLKKALELKLPVIVCINKIDRPEARPNEVIDEILDLFIELDADEDQLECPFIFASARDGVATANLDDQPVDMKPLFKTIIDYIPAPEGDPEANTQVLISTIDYNEYVGRIGVGRIDNGTVKVNQDVVIVNHHDPDKFKKVKVTKLYEFEGLKKVEVQEATVGAIVAISGVTDIHIGDTLCSPENPVAIPFQKISEPTIAMHFIVNDSPLAGQEGKFVTSRHLRERLFRELNTDVSLRVEETDSADSFKVSGRGELHLSVLIENMRREGYEFAVSKAEVLYHHDENGKLLEPMERAIIDVPDEFTGNVIDKLSQRKGELQNMSAANGGYARLEFLIPARGLIGYRGEFMTDTKGNGIINTVFEGYGPFKGDIQYRKQGSLIAFESGESITYGLFNAQERGILFIGAGQKVYAGMIIGQNAKVDDLEVNVCKRKQLTNTRSSGADDALKLSTPKILSLEESLEYIGTDELLEVTPESLRIRKKILDPTLRMRAKRNAK, encoded by the coding sequence ATGAAAATCAAAAGAAATGATATTCGAAACATTGCCATTATTGCCCACGTTGATCATGGTAAAACAACTCTTGTAGATCAATTATTAAGACAAAGTGGTGTTTTTCGTGCGAATCAAGAAGTACAGGAACGTGTAATGGATTCAAATGATATTGAAAAAGAACGTGGTATTACGATTTTATCTAAAAATACTGCAGTTAACTATGACGGTATCAAAATTAACATTATCGATACTCCAGGACATGCTGATTTCGGTGGCGAAGTAGAACGTATTCTTAAAATGGTAAACGGTGTTGTACTTGTAGTAGACGCTTACGAAGGTGCTATGCCTCAGACTAAATTCGTATTGAAGAAAGCTCTTGAATTAAAATTACCAGTTATCGTATGTATTAATAAGATCGATCGTCCAGAAGCAAGACCAAACGAAGTAATCGATGAAATCTTAGATTTATTTATCGAACTTGATGCAGATGAAGATCAACTTGAATGTCCATTCATCTTCGCTTCTGCAAGAGATGGTGTAGCAACTGCAAATCTTGATGATCAGCCAGTTGATATGAAACCTTTATTCAAAACGATCATTGACTATATCCCAGCTCCAGAGGGTGATCCTGAAGCAAATACTCAGGTACTTATCAGTACAATTGATTACAACGAATATGTTGGACGTATTGGTGTAGGTAGAATTGATAACGGTACTGTAAAAGTAAACCAAGATGTTGTTATTGTTAACCACCATGATCCAGATAAATTCAAAAAAGTTAAAGTTACTAAGTTATATGAATTCGAAGGACTTAAGAAAGTAGAAGTTCAAGAAGCTACTGTTGGTGCTATCGTTGCTATCTCTGGTGTAACTGATATCCATATCGGTGATACTTTATGTTCTCCAGAAAACCCAGTTGCAATTCCATTCCAGAAAATTTCTGAGCCAACAATCGCTATGCATTTCATCGTAAATGATAGTCCACTTGCTGGTCAAGAAGGTAAATTCGTAACTTCAAGACATTTAAGAGAACGTTTATTCAGAGAATTAAACACAGATGTATCTTTACGTGTTGAAGAAACAGATTCCGCTGATAGCTTCAAAGTATCCGGACGTGGTGAACTTCATTTATCTGTATTGATTGAAAACATGCGTCGTGAAGGATATGAATTCGCAGTAAGTAAAGCCGAAGTTTTATATCATCATGATGAAAATGGTAAATTACTTGAACCTATGGAACGCGCAATCATTGATGTTCCTGATGAATTCACAGGTAATGTTATCGATAAATTAAGTCAAAGAAAAGGTGAATTACAAAACATGAGCGCTGCTAACGGCGGATATGCTCGTCTTGAATTCTTAATCCCAGCTCGTGGTTTGATCGGATACCGTGGTGAATTTATGACTGATACAAAAGGTAATGGTATCATCAATACAGTATTCGAAGGATATGGCCCATTCAAAGGCGATATTCAATATCGTAAACAAGGTTCTCTTATCGCTTTCGAATCAGGTGAATCTATCACTTACGGTTTATTCAATGCCCAAGAACGTGGTATCCTATTTATCGGTGCTGGACAAAAAGTTTATGCTGGTATGATCATTGGACAAAATGCCAAAGTTGACGATCTTGAAGTAAACGTATGTAAACGTAAACAGTTAACAAATACTCGTTCTTCAGGTGCTGATGATGCATTAAAACTTTCAACTCCAAAAATCTTGAGCTTAGAAGAATCTCTTGAATATATTGGTACTGATGAACTATTAGAAGTTACTCCTGAATCTCTTCGTATTCGTAAGAAGATTCTTGATCCAACTTTACGTATGCGTGCAAAACGTAACGCTAAATAG
- a CDS encoding prophage ps3 protein 01, with protein sequence MDNGLNSGNVITVEDISTILERYNIGKKPLAKVLGWGETTIIRYLEGDIPTIEYSERLKLILSSPIAYLNILNKNQDKITGIAYRKSKDAVMKKIMESKINVVAQYIINQRQGKITLMELQIMLHYIQGFALGFTGKPMFEDVYYINPEFLPFERITEQYKLSDFKFMKFDHSLIPQKELEYIDCIIDSFDWYGIYSLKCFIADERFQYDICKDENGKQYITNATLEKCFKEIIGEYFMQSYREIYKYADAKFNEVRKLS encoded by the coding sequence ATGGATAATGGTTTAAATAGTGGTAATGTAATTACTGTTGAGGATATCAGTACAATATTAGAACGATATAATATTGGAAAGAAACCTCTAGCGAAGGTCCTAGGATGGGGAGAGACTACGATCATTCGTTATCTTGAAGGCGATATACCAACAATCGAATATTCGGAGCGTCTGAAGCTGATTTTATCAAGTCCGATCGCTTATTTAAATATTCTTAATAAGAATCAGGATAAGATTACCGGAATTGCTTATCGCAAATCAAAAGATGCTGTTATGAAGAAGATTATGGAGTCGAAGATTAATGTAGTTGCACAGTACATTATCAATCAGAGACAGGGAAAGATTACATTAATGGAGTTACAGATCATGCTTCATTATATTCAAGGCTTTGCACTAGGATTTACAGGTAAGCCAATGTTTGAGGATGTTTATTATATTAATCCGGAATTTTTGCCATTTGAGCGAATTACGGAACAGTATAAGCTAAGCGACTTTAAGTTTATGAAATTCGATCATAGCTTGATTCCACAAAAGGAATTAGAATATATTGATTGTATTATCGATTCATTTGATTGGTATGGTATCTATTCTTTGAAATGTTTTATTGCAGATGAACGTTTTCAATATGATATCTGCAAAGATGAGAATGGTAAGCAGTATATTACGAATGCTACGCTTGAGAAATGCTTTAAAGAGATCATCGGGGAGTATTTTATGCAGTCATATAGAGAAATATATAAGTATGCAGATGCGAAGTTCAATGAAGTAAGAAAACTTAGCTAA
- a CDS encoding teichoic acid export ATP-binding protein TagH, which produces MGKKTVLKVNNVGMLFNLSAEKVDNIKEYVIKLIKRELRFQEFWALKNVSFELKEGERLGILGLNGAGKSTLLKTIAGVLKPTEGNVSIKGKIVPLLELGAGFDQQYTGRENIYLYGAVLGYSRAFLDEKYEEIVEFSELGDFIDVPIKNYSSGMKARLGFAIATIVEPEILILDEVLSVGDAKFRKKSEKKIMSMFDKGVTVLFVSHSLEQVKRLCDKAIILEHGQIIAAGDIDQVSKIYEEKIK; this is translated from the coding sequence ATGGGTAAGAAGACTGTTTTAAAAGTAAATAATGTAGGCATGTTATTTAATCTTAGTGCAGAAAAAGTTGATAATATTAAAGAATATGTCATTAAATTAATAAAGAGAGAACTTCGTTTCCAAGAATTCTGGGCTTTAAAGAATGTCAGCTTTGAATTAAAGGAAGGCGAAAGACTTGGTATCCTTGGCCTTAATGGCGCAGGTAAGAGTACACTTTTAAAAACGATCGCAGGTGTATTAAAACCAACAGAAGGTAATGTTTCTATTAAAGGAAAGATCGTTCCTTTGCTTGAACTTGGTGCTGGTTTTGATCAGCAGTATACAGGAAGAGAAAATATTTACCTCTATGGCGCTGTATTAGGCTATTCAAGAGCTTTCTTAGATGAGAAGTATGAAGAGATCGTTGAGTTCTCAGAGTTAGGTGATTTCATCGATGTACCGATCAAGAACTATTCATCTGGTATGAAAGCCAGACTTGGTTTTGCAATTGCAACGATCGTGGAACCAGAGATCTTAATTCTAGATGAAGTATTATCAGTAGGTGATGCCAAATTCAGAAAGAAATCAGAAAAGAAGATCATGTCTATGTTTGATAAGGGAGTTACGGTATTATTCGTATCTCACTCATTAGAGCAGGTAAAACGTTTATGTGATAAGGCAATTATCTTGGAACATGGTCAGATTATAGCTGCTGGTGATATTGATCAAGTTAGTAAGATCTACGAAGAAAAAATTAAATAG
- a CDS encoding O-antigen export system permease protein RfbD, which produces MRFIKNFTKFRFLLIELVKKEIKLKYRRSYLGYVWTLLEPLLTTLVLAYVFGTLLGNNDPHFPVYILTGRLLYSFFSTSTKAAMRSIRRHSGMIKKVYVPKYIYPLSAILSNFVIFIFSLLVLVGACIVQGIKPTIYTLQAIFPLIILLVMALGVGLILSSLAVFFRDLEYLWEVFLMIVMYCCAIFYKADRLIDGDKGWILNLNPLYAVIKNFRFAILDGAPLGFNSMCYASGFSILVLVVGLFVFYKSQDKFILNI; this is translated from the coding sequence ATGAGATTCATAAAGAACTTTACTAAATTCCGATTCTTATTGATCGAATTAGTAAAAAAGGAAATTAAACTGAAATATCGTAGATCCTACTTAGGCTATGTATGGACGTTGTTAGAACCATTACTTACAACATTAGTATTGGCCTACGTTTTTGGAACGTTACTTGGTAATAATGATCCACATTTCCCAGTATATATTTTAACAGGACGTTTGTTATATTCGTTCTTTTCAACATCAACTAAAGCGGCAATGCGTTCAATTCGAAGACATTCTGGTATGATTAAGAAAGTATATGTACCTAAATATATATATCCACTATCAGCAATTTTATCTAATTTCGTAATATTTATATTCTCGTTATTAGTACTTGTTGGTGCTTGTATCGTTCAGGGAATTAAACCAACAATTTATACGTTACAGGCAATTTTCCCATTGATCATTCTTTTAGTTATGGCACTTGGTGTAGGATTGATCTTATCATCTCTTGCAGTATTCTTTAGAGATTTAGAGTATCTGTGGGAAGTATTCCTTATGATCGTTATGTACTGTTGTGCTATTTTCTATAAAGCAGATAGATTGATCGACGGTGATAAAGGATGGATTTTAAATTTAAATCCTTTATATGCAGTAATTAAGAACTTTAGATTCGCTATTTTAGACGGTGCACCACTTGGGTTTAATTCAATGTGTTATGCAAGTGGTTTCAGTATTCTTGTACTAGTAGTTGGATTGTTTGTATTTTACAAGAGCCAGGATAAATTTATTCTGAACATTTAG
- a CDS encoding 2-isopropylmalate synthase has product MINYKRYKRVPVVELPDRTWPNKEIKQAPIWCSVDLRDGNQALVEPMVVEEKIEFFSYLVKLGFKEIEIGFPSASQIEYDFLRQLVDRKLIPDDVTIQVLVQCREHLVERTFEALEGVKKAIVHIYNSTSTLQRDVVFHMSKEEIKQIAIDGTNMVKKHVEDFPGEILLEYSPESFTGTELDYALEVCQAVCDTWGATKDKKVIINLPATVENTTPNVHADQIEWMNRNFKNRESIILSIHPHNDRGTAVAAAELCLLAGAERIEGTLFGNGERTGNVDLLNIAYNMFSQGIDPKLNIENVNEIIDVYERCTKIPIHVRHPYAGKLVFTAFSGSHQDAINKGVHAMQERGLNHWEVPYLPIDPADVGREYEPIVRINSQSGKGGVAFVMDTYFGYKLPKGMHKEFADIIQKISEKQGEVAPNQIMEEFKKNYLDAKEPLHFRRCRVEDIQNEDSSFDTKVVVAYTDHGQEKQFEAYGNGPIDAVQRGLQEELKIKIKVLDYNEHALREGSNAQAAAYIHMFDINANKVTFGVGVSSNITRASIRAIFSAVNRLQA; this is encoded by the coding sequence ATGATTAATTATAAGAGATATAAGAGAGTACCTGTAGTTGAGTTACCAGACCGAACATGGCCAAATAAGGAGATTAAACAAGCACCAATCTGGTGTAGTGTTGATTTGAGAGACGGTAATCAAGCATTAGTTGAACCAATGGTGGTTGAAGAGAAAATTGAGTTTTTCAGTTATCTGGTGAAACTTGGATTTAAGGAGATTGAAATTGGTTTTCCAAGTGCATCTCAAATTGAATATGACTTCTTACGTCAGTTAGTAGATCGAAAGCTGATTCCGGACGATGTGACCATACAGGTTCTGGTACAGTGCAGGGAACATCTCGTAGAGCGTACCTTTGAGGCATTAGAGGGCGTAAAAAAAGCAATCGTACATATTTATAACTCAACATCTACATTGCAGCGAGACGTTGTATTTCATATGAGTAAAGAAGAAATTAAACAGATTGCCATCGATGGAACGAACATGGTGAAAAAGCATGTAGAGGATTTTCCAGGTGAAATCTTATTAGAGTATTCACCAGAAAGTTTTACAGGAACAGAATTAGACTATGCTCTTGAAGTGTGTCAAGCGGTTTGCGATACTTGGGGCGCTACGAAGGATAAAAAGGTTATTATCAATCTTCCTGCAACGGTAGAGAATACAACTCCAAATGTTCATGCAGATCAAATTGAATGGATGAATCGTAATTTTAAGAACAGGGAGTCTATTATTTTGAGTATTCATCCACATAACGACCGTGGGACAGCAGTTGCAGCTGCTGAGTTATGTCTGTTAGCAGGAGCAGAACGTATTGAAGGAACTTTGTTTGGTAATGGAGAGAGAACTGGTAATGTAGATCTTCTCAATATTGCTTATAATATGTTCTCACAAGGAATTGATCCAAAGTTAAACATTGAAAATGTAAATGAAATTATCGATGTCTATGAACGGTGTACTAAGATTCCAATTCATGTGAGACATCCATATGCAGGTAAACTTGTATTTACAGCATTTTCTGGTTCCCATCAGGATGCGATCAATAAAGGTGTTCATGCAATGCAGGAGCGTGGTTTAAATCATTGGGAAGTTCCATACCTTCCAATCGATCCAGCTGATGTAGGAAGGGAATATGAACCGATCGTTCGTATTAATAGCCAATCCGGTAAAGGTGGCGTTGCCTTCGTTATGGATACTTACTTTGGATATAAGCTTCCAAAGGGAATGCATAAAGAGTTTGCAGATATCATTCAGAAGATATCAGAAAAACAAGGCGAAGTTGCACCAAATCAAATCATGGAAGAGTTTAAGAAAAACTATTTGGATGCTAAAGAGCCATTACATTTTAGAAGATGCAGGGTTGAGGATATCCAGAATGAGGATTCTTCCTTTGATACAAAGGTAGTTGTTGCTTATACTGATCATGGTCAGGAAAAGCAATTTGAGGCATATGGCAACGGACCAATTGATGCGGTTCAAAGAGGACTTCAAGAAGAATTAAAGATAAAGATTAAAGTACTTGATTACAATGAGCATGCATTGCGTGAAGGATCTAATGCGCAAGCAGCTGCTTATATTCATATGTTTGATATTAATGCCAATAAGGTTACATTTGGAGTAGGGGTTAGTTCTAATATTACTAGAGCATCTATTCGTGCAATCTTTAGTGCTGTTAATAGATTACAAGCATAG
- a CDS encoding Inosine-5'-monophosphate dehydrogenase, with protein sequence MNVLFFLTPKSDVAYIYEDYTIRQALEKMKHYGYSAIPIISRDGRYVGTATEGDFLWYLLREGKSSVNEVEHILVKNMERKVLNKPVNVESKIEDLILTSMNQNFIPVIDDNEVFIGIITRKDIIQYCYNKGFSR encoded by the coding sequence ATGAATGTATTATTCTTTTTGACACCGAAAAGCGATGTCGCTTATATTTATGAAGACTATACTATTAGACAAGCATTAGAGAAAATGAAACATTATGGCTATTCTGCGATTCCTATTATCAGCCGAGATGGAAGATATGTAGGAACAGCGACAGAAGGTGATTTTTTGTGGTATCTTCTTAGAGAAGGAAAGTCTAGTGTAAATGAAGTAGAGCATATTCTTGTTAAAAATATGGAGCGTAAGGTGCTCAATAAACCAGTTAATGTAGAATCTAAAATAGAAGATCTTATATTAACTTCAATGAATCAGAACTTTATCCCCGTAATCGATGATAATGAGGTATTTATCGGAATTATTACGCGAAAAGATATTATTCAATATTGTTATAATAAGGGTTTTTCAAGATAA
- a CDS encoding phosphotransferase system, phosphocarrier protein HPr, whose amino-acid sequence MISEHIIVHNLKGIHLTPAGYLCKEAINYESHIAIRIGNKEVNAKSVLGVLSACIKNGQEIEIICNGSDEEKALHAIVKLIKNGLGEKVTQ is encoded by the coding sequence ATGATTTCAGAACACATCATTGTTCACAATTTAAAAGGAATTCATTTGACACCAGCGGGTTATTTATGCAAGGAAGCAATCAATTATGAATCGCATATAGCGATACGAATTGGTAACAAAGAAGTCAATGCAAAGAGTGTTCTTGGAGTATTGAGTGCTTGTATAAAGAATGGGCAGGAAATTGAGATCATCTGTAATGGTAGTGATGAGGAAAAAGCACTACATGCAATCGTTAAATTAATTAAAAATGGATTGGGTGAAAAAGTAACCCAGTAA
- a CDS encoding uncharacterized secreted protein associated with spyDAC codes for MNVDDPVKTRTFKDVEVKIKNADIIEQENQVYEVLEGQYVDVKVKGNKSIVDSLKPSDIEATADFQYLSFTKTITIDVKCLRSNVGDLSLELGDVKNMKVSLENLKKDSFPVRYNMVGTVEDDYYTSTDLMKSNPGMIEVKAAESVFTRIKMVRLDVDVSGKSKDFTLNVTPRAYDENNKLIESPSLKFSVDTVKVKVTVLPTKTVPVNIETKGQPADGYQLMKVKYEPQEVIIAARDSVLSNQTSINLVIDITGAKENQEKEVNLETQLGSQIKIADNNRTIVTKIEIEKLQEKTITFSTKDIQMKVPSDMEYKFADPNMKYKVKIREVGDEIKDLTIKDLKPMIDVSELDYGKHRMKITFNSTYDIQFETSAYVVVELSSLQQESPTPTITPTVKPSVTPTKEPDSEPASGKNEATQTEPPVVGE; via the coding sequence GTGAATGTCGATGATCCGGTAAAGACACGAACATTTAAGGATGTAGAGGTAAAGATTAAGAATGCCGATATCATTGAACAGGAAAATCAAGTTTATGAAGTATTGGAAGGTCAGTACGTCGATGTTAAAGTAAAGGGGAATAAGAGTATTGTTGATTCTTTGAAACCATCGGACATTGAAGCAACCGCTGATTTTCAGTATTTATCCTTCACGAAGACGATAACGATTGATGTTAAATGTCTCCGTAGTAATGTTGGTGACTTATCATTGGAATTAGGCGATGTTAAGAACATGAAAGTTTCACTTGAGAATTTAAAGAAAGATAGTTTCCCGGTTCGATATAATATGGTTGGTACTGTGGAAGATGATTATTATACAAGTACGGATCTGATGAAGAGTAATCCAGGTATGATTGAAGTAAAGGCAGCAGAATCAGTATTCACTCGAATCAAAATGGTAAGACTGGATGTGGATGTATCTGGCAAGTCAAAAGACTTCACCCTGAATGTTACTCCTAGGGCGTATGATGAGAATAATAAATTGATTGAATCACCGAGTCTTAAGTTTTCTGTAGATACGGTCAAGGTAAAGGTTACAGTGTTACCTACTAAGACGGTTCCAGTTAATATAGAGACCAAGGGTCAACCGGCTGATGGATATCAGTTAATGAAGGTAAAATACGAGCCGCAGGAAGTGATAATTGCAGCACGTGATAGTGTATTAAGCAATCAGACATCGATTAATCTAGTAATCGATATTACTGGTGCAAAAGAGAACCAGGAAAAAGAAGTGAATTTAGAAACACAGCTGGGAAGCCAGATAAAGATTGCGGATAATAACCGTACGATCGTAACGAAGATTGAAATTGAAAAGTTACAGGAGAAGACGATTACATTCTCTACAAAGGATATTCAAATGAAAGTTCCTTCTGATATGGAATATAAATTTGCGGATCCTAATATGAAATATAAAGTAAAGATTCGTGAGGTTGGTGATGAGATCAAAGATCTTACGATCAAGGATCTTAAACCGATGATCGATGTGTCTGAACTGGATTATGGCAAGCATCGAATGAAGATTACTTTTAATTCTACTTATGATATTCAGTTTGAAACTAGCGCATATGTAGTTGTTGAGTTAAGCAGTTTGCAACAAGAGAGTCCAACACCTACAATTACACCAACGGTAAAACCATCCGTTACACCTACAAAAGAACCTGATTCGGAACCTGCATCAGGAAAAAATGAGGCAACTCAGACAGAACCACCAGTAGTGGGAGAATAA
- a CDS encoding diadenylate cyclase spyDAC: MEAIRSFFQDYLVWLKIPDISLTDILEIAIIAYLIYHLIIWVKDTRAWILLKGIIVILVFSVIASILDLSVILWILSKTINVGIIAFIIVFQPELRRALEQLGRKNLVSSIISFDDQKDKNEKFSDRTIGEIVKATFELAKTKTGALMVIEQDMLLNEYERTGIVIDSVISSQLLINIFEHNTPLHDGAVILRGNRIKAATCYLPLSDNMELSKELGTRHRAGVGISEVTDSLTVIVSEETGGVSIASSGILIRNISNDELRERLIELQNKSSEAKKIKLWRGRQKDEKKMVK, translated from the coding sequence ATGGAAGCAATCAGATCATTTTTTCAAGATTATCTTGTCTGGCTTAAGATACCGGATATCTCGCTGACAGATATACTTGAAATCGCTATAATTGCATATTTGATATATCATTTAATCATTTGGGTTAAAGATACGAGAGCTTGGATTCTCCTAAAAGGAATTATTGTAATCCTCGTTTTTAGCGTGATTGCTTCTATTCTTGATTTAAGTGTAATTCTATGGATCTTATCAAAAACGATTAATGTAGGTATCATAGCCTTTATTATCGTTTTTCAGCCAGAACTAAGACGAGCATTAGAGCAATTAGGACGAAAGAATTTGGTATCATCTATTATTTCTTTCGATGATCAGAAGGATAAGAATGAAAAGTTTTCTGATCGTACCATAGGTGAAATCGTAAAAGCAACATTCGAGCTCGCTAAAACCAAGACGGGTGCTTTGATGGTTATTGAGCAGGATATGCTTTTGAATGAATATGAACGAACGGGTATCGTGATTGATTCGGTCATCAGCAGCCAGCTTTTAATAAATATTTTTGAACATAATACACCACTTCATGATGGAGCTGTTATTTTGAGAGGAAATCGTATCAAGGCTGCGACTTGCTATCTTCCTTTATCAGATAATATGGAGCTGAGTAAGGAACTAGGTACGAGACATCGAGCAGGTGTTGGTATTAGTGAGGTAACAGATAGTCTTACTGTGATCGTTTCAGAGGAAACAGGAGGAGTATCTATTGCATCATCAGGAATTTTAATCCGAAATATAAGCAATGATGAGCTACGCGAGAGATTGATTGAGTTACAGAACAAATCATCAGAAGCGAAGAAGATCAAGCTATGGAGGGGAAGACAAAAAGATGAAAAAAAGATGGTCAAATAA